A part of Campylobacter ureolyticus ACS-301-V-Sch3b genomic DNA contains:
- a CDS encoding DUF883 family protein: MAAQETVDVNAMKKEIDSLKQELKDMAKSIKDSGKEALKDAKNKIDSSMSIEDIEKAIDELKSKGKDGVDYVSKNIKDEPLKSVGITLAVGFVLGWLFRK; the protein is encoded by the coding sequence ATGGCAGCACAAGAAACAGTAGATGTTAATGCTATGAAAAAAGAAATTGATAGCTTAAAACAAGAGTTAAAAGATATGGCAAAATCAATCAAAGATTCTGGCAAGGAAGCTCTTAAAGATGCAAAAAATAAAATAGACAGCAGTATGTCAATCGAAGATATTGAAAAAGCAATTGATGAGCTAAAGAGTAAGGGAAAAGATGGGGTTGATTATGTTAGCAAAAACATTAAAGACGAACCTTTAAAGAGCGTTGGCATTACCCTTGCTGTTGGTTTTGTACTTGGTTGGTTGTTTAGGAAATAA
- a CDS encoding pseudouridine synthase → MRINKFISHNTSYSRREADEFIKSGKVSVNGRVVSDFVEVSYEDKIKINGRLVKKKTEFSVIVYNKQKGELVTKRDDRGRKTIFDTLPKGFSKFISVGRLDFASEGLLLLTDAPAIAEALMRSDIERMYYLKVKGEVTDDVITAMREGFFAKDATKGAHEKTQIKSMEFKPFLAYSVLGSSGGYTKLKVIINEGQNRELRRFFGCFDLEVMELKRVSFGRVDLGMLKPGKWRYLTSSEYDDLRDFLKQNGVRY, encoded by the coding sequence ATGAGAATTAATAAGTTCATTTCGCACAACACAAGCTACTCACGCCGTGAAGCAGACGAGTTTATAAAAAGTGGAAAAGTTAGTGTGAATGGAAGAGTTGTTAGTGATTTTGTAGAAGTTAGCTATGAAGATAAAATCAAGATAAATGGACGTTTGGTTAAGAAAAAAACTGAGTTTTCAGTTATTGTTTATAACAAACAAAAAGGTGAGTTAGTTACAAAACGTGATGATAGGGGTAGAAAAACAATATTCGATACCTTGCCGAAAGGTTTTAGTAAGTTTATAAGTGTTGGAAGACTTGACTTTGCTAGCGAAGGACTTTTACTGCTTACTGATGCACCTGCTATAGCTGAGGCTTTAATGAGAAGCGATATTGAAAGAATGTATTATCTAAAGGTAAAGGGCGAAGTAACTGATGATGTTATAACAGCGATGAGAGAGGGCTTTTTTGCCAAAGATGCTACAAAAGGAGCACATGAAAAAACGCAGATCAAATCAATGGAATTTAAGCCTTTTTTGGCCTACTCGGTGCTTGGATCAAGTGGTGGTTATACAAAACTAAAAGTCATTATAAATGAGGGTCAAAATAGAGAGCTAAGACGCTTTTTTGGATGCTTTGATCTAGAAGTTATGGAACTAAAAAGAGTTAGTTTTGGAAGGGTTGATTTGGGGATGTTAAAGCCTGGAAAATGGAGATATTTAACAAGTTCAGAATATGATGATTTAAGAGATTTTCTAAAACAAAATGGTGTTAGATACTAA
- a CDS encoding KpsF/GutQ family sugar-phosphate isomerase — MSEILEIGKRVLELEGNELLRHSNLLDDKFENALKLLYSCKGKVIVTGVGKSGHIGAKIAATMASTGTPSFFLHPTEALHGDLGMVQKSDVILAISFSGESDELIKIMPHLKRFGVQIISMTAKLGSSLAKFSDEIISLDIIKEACPLGAAPTVSTTLTLALGDALAICLMKMRNFKVEDFANFHPGGSLGKRLFLKVKDVMKTNELPVVSCDVSLKVAIDTMTHGKLGAVLLTDKSGKLVAILSDGDLRRALQRDDFDINDKALNYATKEPKIIDDDEMLASTALKIIEKYKIQLLVIVNDKKVPIGALHIHDLTNLGL, encoded by the coding sequence ATGAGTGAAATTTTAGAAATTGGAAAAAGAGTTTTGGAGCTTGAGGGAAATGAGCTTTTAAGGCACTCAAACTTGCTTGATGATAAATTTGAAAATGCTTTAAAATTGCTTTATTCTTGCAAAGGAAAAGTTATCGTAACGGGCGTTGGAAAAAGTGGTCATATAGGTGCAAAAATAGCAGCTACAATGGCTAGTACTGGCACTCCTAGTTTTTTTTTACATCCAACTGAAGCTTTGCATGGAGATCTTGGAATGGTGCAAAAAAGCGATGTGATACTAGCGATAAGTTTTAGTGGTGAAAGTGATGAACTTATAAAAATAATGCCTCACCTAAAAAGATTTGGCGTTCAAATTATATCAATGACTGCTAAGCTTGGTAGCTCTTTGGCTAAATTTAGCGATGAAATAATAAGCCTTGATATCATAAAAGAGGCTTGTCCATTAGGTGCTGCGCCAACAGTTTCTACTACGCTAACTTTGGCTTTGGGTGATGCCTTGGCAATCTGTCTTATGAAGATGAGAAACTTTAAAGTTGAGGATTTTGCAAATTTTCATCCAGGTGGAAGCCTTGGAAAAAGACTCTTTTTAAAGGTAAAAGATGTTATGAAAACTAACGAGTTACCAGTTGTTAGTTGTGATGTTAGTCTTAAAGTTGCCATAGATACGATGACTCATGGAAAACTTGGAGCTGTTTTACTAACAGATAAAAGCGGTAAGTTAGTGGCGATTTTAAGTGATGGGGATTTAAGAAGAGCACTACAAAGAGACGATTTTGATATAAATGATAAAGCCTTAAACTACGCAACAAAAGAGCCAAAAATCATAGATGATGATGAAATGTTAGCATCAACTGCCCTTAAAATAATAGAAAAATATAAAATTCAACTACTTGTAATTGTCAATGACAAAAAAGTTCCAATCGGGGCTTTACACATTCATGATTTGACAAATTTAGGATTGTAA
- a CDS encoding HTH domain-containing protein — MNKVIKIAKEILEKEQRPLNPSQMYKIAENLGLTEELNFKGKTPWATFGAYIYMDLKNNSDTIFKKVQERPILIMLKDQHFNIKAKIQASKNSKTSNNDSQTTKFNEGDLHCILAYFINSNPNFNALPKTINHRKGPKNDKGFNKWLYPDMVAVSFEEFNSDTTYKFLEKFKNFPIKIYSFELKIKLTVSDFRKCYFQAVSNSSWANEGYLVALDIDESDEELIELITKTALSFGIGVLSLDSENIEQSKIIAPAKFKEILDFNLVDELSYKNEDFKNFIKTINDYDVKNETRYKNEFDEICDGEEINRHMLEKKIKKDLK, encoded by the coding sequence ATGAATAAAGTTATAAAGATTGCAAAGGAAATTTTAGAAAAAGAGCAAAGGCCATTAAATCCAAGTCAAATGTATAAAATAGCCGAAAATTTAGGGCTTACAGAAGAGCTAAATTTCAAAGGTAAAACACCATGGGCTACTTTTGGTGCATATATTTATATGGATTTAAAAAATAATTCAGATACTATTTTTAAAAAAGTGCAGGAAAGACCAATTTTGATAATGTTAAAAGATCAGCATTTTAATATTAAAGCAAAAATACAGGCTTCGAAAAATAGTAAAACTTCAAATAATGATTCACAAACCACTAAATTTAATGAGGGAGATTTACATTGTATTCTTGCATATTTTATAAACTCAAATCCAAATTTTAACGCTTTACCAAAAACAATCAATCATAGAAAAGGCCCAAAAAACGATAAAGGTTTTAATAAATGGCTATATCCTGATATGGTTGCTGTTAGTTTTGAGGAATTTAACAGCGACACTACATATAAATTTCTAGAAAAATTTAAAAATTTCCCTATAAAAATTTATTCATTTGAATTAAAAATAAAACTTACTGTTTCAGATTTTAGAAAGTGTTATTTTCAGGCTGTTAGTAACTCAAGTTGGGCAAATGAGGGATATTTGGTTGCTTTGGATATTGACGAAAGCGATGAAGAGTTAATAGAGCTGATAACAAAAACAGCACTTAGTTTTGGTATTGGAGTTTTAAGTCTTGATAGTGAAAATATAGAGCAAAGCAAAATCATAGCCCCTGCAAAATTTAAGGAAATTTTAGATTTTAATCTAGTTGATGAGCTTTCATACAAAAATGAAGATTTCAAAAATTTTATAAAAACAATAAACGACTATGATGTTAAAAATGAAACAAGATATAAAAATGAATTTGATGAAATTTGCGATGGCGAAGAAATCAACAGACATATGTTAGAAAAAAAGATAAAAAAAGATCTAAAATGA
- a CDS encoding ribonuclease J, which produces MEKNQNSADNKSTQNSYPNDSNNKNNNGVKKENNQNQQTSRQNGFKKTNRYANRKKNLQKESGIGEKETPKKTQSKRRKKSNISRCLNGNENWQKEMEKAIIANKKVHDERLNPLRFFKSNSKIRITPLGGLGEIGGNITIFETNTSAIIVDVGMSFPNESMLGVDILIPDFDYIRKIKDKIKAVIITHAHEDHIGAMPYFYKEFDYPIYATPLCLGMISNKFEEHGLKVKRALFRPVEKRKVYKIGDFDVEWIHITHSIIDASALAIKTEAGTIIHTGDFKIDHTPIDGYPTDLGRLAEYGEKGVLLLMSDSTNSHRDGITKSEKTVGKTFDEIFSKSKGRVIMSTFSSNVHRIYQAIEHGLKHNRKICVIGRSMERNLFTAMELGYIDLSKEIFIDANEVGKYPDNEVLIVTTGSQGETMSALYRMATDEHKYIKIKPSDQIIISAKAIPGNEASVSNILNYLLKSGAKVAYQDFSEIHVSGHAAQEEQKLMLRLTKPKFFLPVHGEYNHIEKHSKTAIECGVDERNIYLMSDGDQVEVTSGYIKRVKTVKTGKIFVDNQINKEISDDMVKHRQNLADAGVVMVIAQVDQANKKLVKTRVITYGVVNAKEQRAFAKDMELVLIQFLSNLKNELLGDQRALENQIRQAIRKHIFRRLKKYPTIVPVIYLV; this is translated from the coding sequence ATGGAAAAAAATCAAAATAGTGCAGACAATAAAAGCACCCAAAACAGCTATCCAAATGATTCAAATAACAAAAACAATAACGGTGTAAAAAAAGAAAACAATCAAAATCAACAAACAAGTAGGCAAAACGGTTTTAAAAAGACAAATCGCTATGCAAACCGAAAGAAAAATCTTCAAAAAGAATCAGGCATAGGCGAAAAAGAAACTCCTAAAAAAACTCAGTCAAAAAGACGAAAAAAATCAAATATTTCTAGATGTTTAAACGGCAATGAAAATTGGCAAAAAGAGATGGAAAAAGCAATCATCGCAAACAAAAAAGTTCACGATGAAAGGCTAAATCCTTTAAGATTTTTTAAATCAAATTCTAAGATCCGCATAACTCCGCTTGGTGGTCTTGGTGAAATAGGTGGAAATATCACTATTTTTGAGACAAATACAAGTGCCATTATAGTTGATGTTGGTATGAGTTTTCCAAATGAAAGTATGCTTGGAGTTGATATTTTAATACCTGATTTTGACTATATAAGAAAGATAAAAGACAAAATTAAAGCTGTAATTATAACTCACGCGCATGAAGATCACATCGGCGCAATGCCATATTTTTATAAAGAGTTTGACTATCCAATTTATGCTACGCCACTTTGTCTTGGAATGATATCAAATAAATTTGAAGAGCATGGCTTAAAGGTAAAAAGAGCACTTTTCAGACCAGTAGAAAAAAGAAAAGTCTATAAAATAGGCGATTTTGATGTCGAATGGATACATATCACTCACTCCATAATTGATGCTTCAGCCCTTGCTATAAAAACAGAAGCTGGCACTATCATCCACACAGGGGATTTTAAGATAGATCACACACCAATCGATGGTTATCCGACTGATTTAGGGCGCTTAGCAGAATATGGAGAAAAAGGGGTGCTTCTTTTGATGAGTGATAGCACAAATTCTCATAGAGATGGCATTACAAAGAGTGAAAAAACAGTTGGAAAGACCTTTGATGAGATATTTTCCAAGTCAAAAGGAAGAGTTATAATGAGCACATTTAGCTCAAATGTCCATAGAATTTATCAAGCTATTGAACATGGGCTAAAACACAATAGAAAAATTTGTGTTATTGGAAGATCAATGGAGAGAAATTTATTTACTGCTATGGAGCTTGGATATATTGATCTTTCAAAGGAAATTTTTATAGATGCAAACGAAGTTGGAAAATACCCTGATAACGAGGTTTTAATAGTAACAACAGGAAGTCAGGGCGAGACTATGAGTGCACTATATAGAATGGCAACGGATGAGCATAAATATATCAAGATAAAGCCAAGCGATCAAATTATTATCTCAGCTAAAGCAATCCCTGGAAATGAGGCGAGTGTTTCAAATATCTTAAACTATCTTTTAAAAAGTGGTGCAAAAGTTGCGTATCAAGATTTTAGTGAGATTCATGTCTCAGGTCACGCTGCACAAGAAGAACAAAAGCTCATGCTTCGTCTTACAAAGCCTAAGTTTTTCTTGCCTGTTCATGGGGAGTATAATCATATAGAAAAGCACTCTAAAACAGCCATTGAGTGCGGTGTTGATGAGAGAAATATCTATTTGATGAGTGATGGTGATCAAGTTGAGGTTACAAGTGGATATATAAAAAGAGTAAAAACTGTAAAAACTGGCAAAATTTTTGTCGACAATCAGATAAACAAAGAAATCTCAGATGATATGGTAAAACATCGTCAAAATTTAGCGGATGCTGGTGTTGTAATGGTTATCGCTCAAGTTGATCAAGCAAATAAAAAGCTTGTAAAAACAAGAGTTATAACTTATGGAGTTGTTAATGCAAAAGAACAAAGAGCCTTTGCAAAAGATATGGAACTTGTTTTAATACAGTTTCTAAGTAATTTAAAAAATGAGCTTTTAGGAGATCAAAGGGCTTTAGAAAATCAAATAAGACAAGCCATAAGAAAGCATATCTTTAGACGTCTTAAAAAGTATCCTACAATTGTTCCTGTAATTTATCTAGTTTAA
- the rsmA gene encoding 16S rRNA (adenine(1518)-N(6)/adenine(1519)-N(6))-dimethyltransferase RsmA — protein sequence MIKAKKKFGQNFLKDSVVLDKIIQAIPKDIFSAKDCDLVEIGAGLGDLTKKLLEISKVKSYEIDEDLFKILNQTFKKEIDEEKLILTLGDALHHWNLISCKSYFLVANLPYYVATNIMLKAIDDPNCLGFIVMIQREVALKFCGFGGSNSLSLITGLNGEIKTLFDVPPSSFEPEPKVMSSVVKFNKFDNFNELDKINYESYKDFLKTCFLSPRKTLFKNLSSEIDKEILEKCFEELNLDRNLRAHQLNNTLIVKIFNYLKVKNGKKSK from the coding sequence ATGATAAAGGCAAAAAAGAAATTCGGACAAAATTTCCTAAAAGATAGCGTGGTTCTTGATAAGATCATCCAAGCGATTCCCAAAGATATTTTTAGTGCCAAAGATTGCGATTTGGTCGAAATTGGGGCTGGCTTAGGTGATTTAACTAAGAAATTGTTAGAAATTTCAAAAGTTAAAAGTTATGAAATTGATGAAGATCTTTTTAAAATTTTAAATCAAACTTTTAAAAAAGAAATCGATGAAGAAAAATTGATCTTAACGCTTGGCGATGCTTTGCATCATTGGAATTTAATAAGTTGTAAGAGCTATTTTTTAGTTGCAAATTTGCCATATTATGTGGCGACAAATATCATGCTAAAAGCAATAGATGATCCAAATTGCTTAGGATTTATAGTTATGATCCAGCGTGAAGTTGCCTTGAAATTTTGTGGCTTTGGTGGTTCAAATTCGCTTAGTTTAATAACTGGCTTAAACGGAGAGATAAAAACTTTGTTTGATGTGCCTCCAAGTAGCTTTGAACCAGAACCAAAGGTTATGTCAAGCGTTGTAAAATTTAATAAATTTGATAATTTTAATGAGCTTGATAAAATCAACTATGAATCTTATAAAGATTTTTTAAAAACCTGTTTTTTAAGTCCTAGAAAAACGCTTTTTAAAAATTTAAGCTCTGAGATTGATAAAGAGATTTTAGAAAAATGCTTTGAAGAGTTGAATTTAGATAGAAATTTAAGAGCTCATCAATTAAATAACACCTTAATAGTAAAAATTTTTAATTATTTAAAGGTGAAAAATGGAAAAAAATCAAAATAG
- the hisF gene encoding imidazole glycerol phosphate synthase subunit HisF translates to MKKIIPCLDTNKGRVVKGVNFVNLVDVGDPVEIAQFYEKEGADELCFLDITATNENRKTTVELAKKVANSIKIPLIVGGGIKTIDDIKALLDAGVSKVSINSAAIKTPSLINEAAKEFNSLIVAIDVKKVNNNYNVFINGGEVDSGKEALKWALEVQDRGAAEILPTSMDRDGVTNGYDLEITGLLAKELNIPVIASGGAGKMSDFLDAFKVGVDSALAASVFHFGTIRINELKKYLLENGIKVRI, encoded by the coding sequence ATGAAAAAGATAATTCCTTGTCTTGACACAAACAAAGGCAGAGTTGTAAAAGGTGTAAATTTTGTAAATTTAGTCGATGTCGGAGATCCTGTAGAAATAGCTCAGTTTTATGAAAAAGAAGGCGCTGATGAGCTTTGCTTTTTAGATATAACTGCAACTAATGAAAATAGAAAAACAACAGTCGAGCTTGCTAAAAAAGTAGCAAATTCTATAAAAATTCCACTAATTGTTGGCGGTGGAATAAAGACAATTGATGATATAAAAGCACTTTTAGATGCTGGTGTAAGCAAGGTTAGCATAAACTCAGCAGCCATAAAAACACCTAGTTTAATCAATGAAGCAGCTAAGGAATTTAACTCATTAATTGTGGCAATAGATGTAAAAAAAGTAAATAATAATTACAATGTTTTTATAAATGGTGGCGAAGTTGATAGCGGCAAAGAGGCTTTAAAATGGGCTTTAGAAGTTCAAGATAGAGGTGCAGCAGAAATTCTTCCAACATCTATGGATAGAGATGGAGTAACTAACGGATATGATTTAGAAATAACAGGTTTGTTAGCAAAAGAGTTAAATATCCCAGTTATTGCAAGTGGTGGTGCTGGAAAAATGAGTGACTTTTTAGATGCTTTTAAGGTTGGAGTTGATTCGGCTTTGGCAGCTTCAGTATTTCACTTTGGAACAATTCGCATAAATGAGTTGAAAAAATATCTTTTAGAAAATGGTATAAAGGTTAGAATTTAA
- a CDS encoding purine-nucleoside phosphorylase translates to MLVCAGKSESFEFAQSIGIGLIQSAIKLTNILTKKSIEDDLPKQIVFVGTAGIYKKGEILEIYESSKASNLEISRLLNLSYSPLNLENPLNVSRETSLTNSSNIVINSSNFITQDKNLAAKFYENGFDLENMEFYSVLSVANFFKIKCKAVVCTTNFCDENAHEMFIKNHDAAKEKLKIYMKEKGLI, encoded by the coding sequence TTGTTAGTTTGTGCAGGAAAAAGTGAGAGCTTCGAATTTGCTCAAAGTATTGGAATTGGGCTAATACAAAGCGCTATAAAACTAACTAACATACTAACAAAAAAATCTATAGAAGACGATTTACCAAAACAAATCGTCTTCGTTGGAACTGCTGGAATTTATAAAAAAGGTGAAATTTTAGAAATCTATGAAAGTTCTAAAGCTTCAAATTTAGAAATTTCTAGGCTTTTAAATTTGTCGTATTCTCCTTTAAATTTAGAAAATCCACTAAATGTTTCACGTGAAACATCACTAACAAACAGTTCAAATATTGTTATAAACTCATCAAATTTCATAACACAAGATAAAAATTTAGCGGCAAAATTTTATGAAAATGGTTTTGATTTAGAAAATATGGAGTTTTATTCTGTTTTAAGTGTAGCAAATTTTTTTAAAATTAAGTGCAAAGCAGTAGTTTGTACTACAAATTTTTGTGATGAAAATGCTCATGAAATGTTTATAAAAAACCATGATGCAGCAAAAGAAAAATTAAAAATATATATGAAAGAAAAAGGGTTGATTTGA
- the rlmN gene encoding 23S rRNA (adenine(2503)-C(2))-methyltransferase RlmN, with product MKNLLDFTKDELGEFVKPAFRAKQIYEWIYKKNVDSFDEMLNLPKDLRQDLSQNFYFDPLKVVKSEKSKDGSIKYLFALKDGKTIESVLLPMKDEERADDGKIVSHARYTVCVSSQVGCKMGCSFCLTAKGGFVRNLTAGEIVEQVHFIKKINKIPYERRVNIVYMGMGEPLNNLENVAKAIKIFTDNDGLAISPRRQTVSTSGLSSQIKKLGEMNLGVLLAISLHAVNDELRQELMPINKAYNIASIMDAIREFPSDMRKRVMFEYLMMHSVNDSLKDAKTLVKLLHGIKAKVNLIYFNPHEGSIYKRPLKENMEKFRDFLQSKSVTCTIRESKGIDISAACGQLKERSENKI from the coding sequence TTGAAAAATTTACTTGATTTTACAAAAGATGAACTCGGTGAATTTGTAAAACCAGCTTTTAGAGCTAAACAAATTTATGAATGGATTTACAAAAAAAATGTTGATAGCTTTGATGAAATGTTAAATTTACCAAAAGATTTAAGGCAAGATTTAAGCCAAAATTTTTATTTTGATCCACTAAAAGTTGTAAAATCTGAAAAAAGTAAAGATGGAAGTATTAAATATCTTTTTGCATTAAAAGATGGAAAAACTATAGAAAGCGTTTTGCTTCCAATGAAAGATGAGGAAAGAGCTGATGATGGCAAAATTGTAAGTCATGCCAGATACACTGTCTGTGTTAGCTCGCAAGTCGGATGCAAAATGGGTTGTAGTTTTTGCCTAACGGCCAAAGGTGGGTTTGTCAGAAACTTGACTGCCGGTGAAATTGTAGAACAAGTTCATTTTATAAAAAAGATTAATAAAATTCCATATGAAAGACGTGTAAATATTGTTTATATGGGAATGGGCGAACCTCTTAATAATCTTGAAAATGTTGCAAAAGCTATTAAAATTTTTACCGACAATGACGGACTTGCAATCTCGCCAAGAAGACAGACAGTAAGCACAAGTGGACTTAGCTCACAAATAAAAAAGCTTGGAGAGATGAATTTGGGAGTTTTATTGGCAATATCACTTCATGCAGTAAATGATGAGTTAAGACAAGAGCTTATGCCAATAAATAAGGCTTATAATATAGCTTCCATAATGGATGCCATAAGAGAGTTTCCTAGTGATATGAGAAAAAGAGTGATGTTTGAATATCTAATGATGCACAGCGTAAATGATAGTCTAAAAGATGCAAAAACTTTAGTAAAATTACTTCATGGTATAAAGGCAAAGGTAAATTTAATCTATTTTAACCCACACGAAGGCAGCATTTATAAACGTCCGTTAAAAGAAAATATGGAAAAATTCCGTGATTTTTTACAAAGCAAAAGTGTAACTTGCACTATAAGAGAGTCAAAAGGAATTGACATAAGTGCGGCTTGTGGACAACTAAAAGAACGAAGTGAAAATAAAATATAA